Part of the Bacillus sp. THAF10 genome is shown below.
TACTAGGATCTTTAACTCAAGAGGCAGCTGCTACCGTTAATCCTGAATATGCAGCAGGAATGAACTATATGATGAACTACTATTTCATGTTCGTTTCTGTATTCCTTTTAACCATCATCGGTACGTTTGTCACGGATAAAATTGTTGAACCACGCCTTGGAGAGTACAAGGGTGCTTACCAAGGTGACGTTGATTACCTAAAACCTGAAGAGAAAAAGGGTTTATGGGCTGCGTTATTCGCATTCCTAGGAACAATCGCAGTATTGGCTTTACTTGTTCTTCCGTCATGGGGACCTCTACGTGGAGATGGATCATTCTTAGAGGCGCCATTCTTCCACACACTAGTACCAGTCATTTTAATCACGTTCTTCATTCCTGGACTGGTTTATGGGATGATTACAAAATCAATTAAAAACGATAAAGATGTAGCGAATCAAATGTCTGATACGATGGCAACCATGGGTGCCTACATTGTTCTTGCATTTGTAGCTGGTCAGTTTGTTGCGTACTTCAACGAAACAAACCTCGGTATTGTTCTTGCAGTAAATGGAGCAGAATTGATTCAAGGATTAGGATTTGATAGTGGAAATATCTTTATGAGCATACTGCTAATTCTTGTATTTATGCTTGTAGCTGGATCCATTAACCTATTTATCGGAAGTGCTTCGGCTAAATGGGCAATTATGGCCCCAGTATTTGTACCAATGATGATGGGGTTAGGGTATTCTCCTGAGCTTACACAGGTTGCTTACCGTGTTGCTGACTCCACAACAAATATCATTTCACCTTTAATGCCATATTTTGCAATTGTCATTGCCTTTGCTCAAAAATATGACAAAAAAGTTGGGATTGGAACACTGATCTCCACGATGATTCCTTACTCCATCTTCTTTACGATTGCATGGGTGGTAATGCTAATCATCTGGATATTAACTGGTCTTCCACTTGGACCAAACGCACCAATCAATTATCCTGGTTAAATTAATCACACCTGCATTGTTCAATTTGGACAAGCAGGTGTTTTTTTATATAAAATATAAGTAACACGTATTTTACTACTTATAAAAAGGGGATGGAGAAGGGTGAAAATTTATACGAAAACTGGGGACAAAGGGCAAACATCGTTGGTTTATGGTCAAAGAGTAGGGAAAAACCATGCGAGAGTAGAAGCTTATGGAACCTGTGATGAAGCAAATTCGATGATTGGACTAGCAGTATCCTATATGAAAGAAGAGCAATTTGCCAAAAAGGAAGAGTTGTTAACATCTTTTTCGACAATCCAAACCATACTCTTTCATGTTGGAGCTGAGCTTGCCACTCCAAAGGGAAAAGACGTGAAATGGAAACTAACAGAACAACATGTGAAAAAACTAGAAGAGGAAATGGATGAAATGGATGCTGTTTTGCCTCCGTTGACTAACTTCATTCTTCCAGGAGGCTCTAAAGCTGGTGCCGCTCTTCATAGCGCAAGGACAATTGTAAGGAGAGCTGAACGTTCCGCGGTGGTTTTGAATGAGGAAATTTCACCTTATGTGCTAGCCTACTTAAATAGACTTTCCGATTACCTTTTCATAGCAGCGCGCTACATGAACAGTCAGTTAAAACAAGAAGAACCTGTATTAACTCCAGAGGTTTAAAATCGAGGAGACTTCATACTATATAATAAGTAAGTGGATTGACAAAAATAACAAAAACACTGTACACTAATTATAAATATTATAAAGTAATAATCTTTATGAAAAAGTGAGGTGCATGACTGTGGCAAACGAACAATTAAAAGAAGCGATTGAAACGCTAAAGCAGACTGGAGTTCGCATAACTCCACAGCGTCATGCGATTTTGGAGTACCTAATTCAATCCATGTCTCACCCGACAGCTGACGATATATATAAAGCGCTAGAAGGCAAATTTCCAAACATGAGTGTTGCCACCGTTTACAACAACTTACGAGTCTTTCGGGAAGTTGGACTTGTAAAGGAGCTCACCTATGGAGATAATTCAAGTCGTTTCGACTATGTTACAACAGACCACTACCATATAATCTGTGACGATTGCGGCAAAATTGTTGACTTCCACTATCCAGGATTGGATGAAGTGGAGGCACTGGCTGCCCATGTTACAGGATTCAAAATTTCCCGTCATCGCATGGAAATTTACGGAACATGTCCCGAATGCGATAAAGGAGCACACTGACACAAAAGCGGAATGCGCCCGCTTAGCGACGTGCAAACTGGACTGAAGAAAACGCGAAGAGTGGATGCGTCGATGTTGCCATATCGCAAGGAGGCGAGGGAAGTTTGCTTGTCGCTGGCGTAAGGAGCTGGTCGAATCATAAGCGGAATGCGCCCGCTTAGCGACGTACAAACTGGACTGAAGAAAACACGAAGAGCTGATGCGTCGATGTTGCCTTATCGCAAGGAGGCGAGGGAAGTTTGCTTTTCTCTGGCGTAAGGAGCTGCTCGAATCATAATCGGAATGTACCTGTTTTGCTATTCGCAGACACAATCTTCAATTAAAAAAAGCTGATAGGGTTTATTCCTATCAGCTTTCTTTTTTTCGATTATAATCTTCATCGAATTCCTTTCCTTCTAAGGAAGGATCCAAAGTCAGTGGTTCATTGCAATACATGCACATATCCACTCGCCCGAGAACCTTTGTATGCTTTCCGCAGGTTGGACACACAACTTGTATTGCTTTTGTCGATAACATCCCAATCCAGAAGTAGACAACTGTCGAACCAATAATACATAATAGTCCAAGTAACATGAAAATCGTCATCACTAACATGTTTTCTCTAAAGAAGATACCGAGATACATCACAAAAAAGCCGACAAACACAAGGCTAAGTGCAAACGTTCTAATTTTATTTATTTTACTGGAATATTTACGAGCCATTTTCATAACCTCCCAAAAATATATCATAGCACAAAATGACAAAAAAAGAATGGAGGAAGAAAGTTGACCGAATGTTCTGTATTAAAATTGTTAAAGAGGTTTTTGAATAAAAGTGTCGAATAGTAGGGGGGAAACCCTTTTTAATAGATGGAGGTCTTAATATGGAAGATTTATTGCGTCCTATCTACCAAGAACGTGCAAGTCAATCCAATACACAAGGAATCTTAATGATAGAAAAGAAAAACCCCGTAAGCCCGAACACGGACAAGTTTGATGTTATTCTATTTATGGTCGTTAAAGAACAAGAGCAATCTCTGTATGTTAAACATTATGAACTGCTGCAAAAAAAAGCTGCTCTTTATATTGCGAGTGAGCAGCAATTAGATGAATGGATTACCTTAGGTACCAATAGAAGAGTGATTGATTGGATCATAAACGGAAAGGTACTCTTTGACAGAAATGAATTCATCTATTCCTTAAGAGGGAAACTACTTGATTTTCCTCTCGAAGACAGAAAACTAAAAATTGGACTCGAATTTGCTAAGCTCATTAGAAGATACCTTGAAGGAAAGGACTTCTTTGATTCCAAGCATTATATCGATGCCTATAATCACATTGTTCACTCTCTACATCATTTAGCACGATTAGCAGTAATCGATCATGGCTTTCACCCAGAGTTAACGGTGTGGAATCAGGTGAAAAAGATTGAACCGGAGATTTACAAGTTATATGAAGAATTAATTCAAGGGGATGAACCAATTGATAAAAGGTTAGAGCTTTTGTTTCTTGCGAACGAGTTTATGATCTATTCTCGTACAAGAACTGGGGCCAAACATCTGCTAGCCGTTTTGGCAGAAAGAGAGGATGCTTGGTCATACAATGAAATGCTTCATCATCCAAAACTTGAAAAATACTCCGTGGATCTAAGTGTACTTGTAGAATACCTTGTTGAAAAAGGCTTTCTTCAGGTTGAACGGAAAGAAACAAAGGGTAATGGAGTTTACCACCGCCTGTACCATGTGACTACAGACTAAATGATAGTGGAAAGTTAAGTGTTTGAGTGCCCTTTTGTCAGCTGTTAAACTAAAGGGCACTTCATGGTTTTTTACCCAGGAGAAAATTATTCCAAAAAACTTTTCAAAAGCTATTGACGCTCTTTGTCGAAGCATGGTATATTATTATTCGTCGCTACGAGCTAAAGCGTTTCACACCTAAGCATAAAGATAGCGACAACGAAAATTATTTCAAAAAATATGTTGACTTAGAAACGTCAAACATGTTATATTAATAAAGTCGCTTCTGAGAGATGAAGCAACAAAATGTTCTTTGAAAACTAAACAAAACAACAGCGTCCACGTTGACCTTACGAGGTTAACATGAACGAATTTAAGTAACAAGCTAGCAACAAATTTTGAGCAACAGCTCAAACTCTTTATTGGAGAGTTTGATCCTGGCTCAGGACGAACGCTGGCGGCGTGCCTAATACATGCAAGTCGAGCGAACTTCTTAAAAGCTTGCTTTTATAGAAGTTAGCGGCGGACGGGTGAGTAACACGTGGGCAACCTGCCTGTAAGACTGGGATAACTTCGGGAAACCGGAGCTAATACCGGATAATACAAGAAACCTCCTGGTTTCTTGTTGAAAGATGGTTTCGGCTATCACTTACAGATGGGCCCGCGGCGCATTAGCTAGTTGGTGAGGTAACGGCTCACCAAGGCGACGATGCGTAGCCGACCTGAGAGGGTGATCGGCCACACTGGGACTGAGACACGGCCCAGACTCCTACGGGAGGCAGCAGTAGGGAATCTTCCACAATGGACGAAAGTCTGATGGAGCAACGCCGCGTGAGCGATGAAGGCCTTCGGGTCGTAAAGCTCTGTTGTTAGGGAAGAACAAGTGCGAGAGTAACTGCTCGCACCTTGACGGTACCTAACCAGAAAGCCACGGCTAACTACGTGCCAGCAGCCGCGGTAATACGTAGGTGGCAAGCGTTGTCCGGAATTATTGGGCGTAAAGCGCGCGCAGGCGGTTTCTTAAGTCTGATGTGAAAGCCCACGGCTCAACCGTGGAGGGTCATTGGAAACTGGGGAACTTGAGTGCAGAAGAGGAGAGTGGAATTCCACGTGTAGCGGTGAAATGCGTAGAGATGTGGAGGAACACCAGTGGCGAAGGCGACTCTCTGGTCTGTAACTGACGCTGAGGCGCGAAAGCGTGGGGAGCAAACAGGATTAGATACCCTGGTAGTCCACGCCGTAAACGATGAGTGCTAAGTGTTAGAGGGTTTCCGCCCTTTAGTGCTGCAGCTAACGCATTAAGCACTCCGCCTGGGGAGTACGGTCGCAAGACTGAAACTCAAAGGAATTGACGGGGGCCCGCACAAGCGGTGGAGCATGTGGTTTAATTCGAAGCAACGCGAAGAACCTTACCAGGTCTTGACATCCTCTGACCACTCTAGAGATAGAGCCTTCCCCTTCGGGGGACAGAGTGACAGGTGGTGCATGGTTGTCGTCAGCTCGTGTCGTGAGATGTTGGGTTAAGTCCCGCAACGAGCGCAACCCTTGATCTTAGTTGCCAGCATTAAGTTGGGCACTCTAAGGTGACTGCCGGTGACAAACCGGAGGAAGGTGGGGATGACGTCAAATCATCATGCCCCTTATGACCTGGGCTACACACGTGCTACAATGGACGGTACAAAGGGCAGCAAAACCGCGAGGTCGAGCCAATCCCATAAAACCGTTCTCAGTTCGGATTGCAGGCTGCAACTCGCCTGCATGAAGCCGGAATCGCTAGTAATCGCGGATCAGCATGCCGCGGTGAATACGTTCCCGGGCCTTGTACACACCGCCCGTCACACCACGAGAGTTTGTAACACCCGAAGTCGGTGGGGTAACCTTTTGGAGCCAGCCGCCTAAGGTGGGACAGATGATTGGGGTGAAGTCGTAACAAGGTAGCCGTATCGGAAGGTGCGGCTGGATCACCTCCTTTCTAAGGATAAAGACGCTTGTTGTTTTGTTTAGTTTTGAGAGAGCATTCTCTCATGCTTCTAGCATCTATGATGTTAATGAGGCACCCATAAGGCAAATAAGAAGCGAGAAGGTCGAGGAAGCAAAGGAATGAACACCGGAATGTGCTCTAGCACATGAGGATGTGAATGACTGCAGCTGACGAAGAGATTCGACGCTTATCAATTGTCGATTGTTCCTTGAAAACTAGATAATGTAACTAATATCAAGATATTCACAAAATATCGTTCATCTTAGTAATTTTCTAATAGATATCATCGCTGATATCGACACAAGACCGTTTGGTCTGAGGTTAAGTTATTAAGGGCGCACGGTGGATGCCTTGGCACTAGGAGCCGATGAAGGACGGGACTAACACCGATATGCTTCGGGGAGCTGTAAGTAAGCGTTGATCCGGAGATTTCCGAATGGGGAAACCCACTGCTCGTAATGGAGCAGTATCCTTATCTGAATACATAGGGTATGGAAGGCAGACCCGGGGAACTGAAACATCTTAGTACCCGGAGGAAGAGAAAGCAAATGCGATTTCCTGAGTAGCGGCGAGCGAAACGGAATTAGCCCAAACCAAGAGGCTTGCCTCTTGGGGTTGTAGGACACTCAACATGGAGTTACAAAGGAACGGGGTAGATGAAGCGACCTGGAAAGGTCCGTCATAGAAGGTAAAAACCCTGTAGTTGAAACTTCGTTCCCTCCTGAGTGGATCCTGAGTACGGCGGGACACGAGAAATCCCGTCGGAAGCAGGGAGGACCATCTCCCAAGGCTAAATACTCCCTAGTGACCGATAGTGAACCAGTACCGTGAGGGAAAGGTGAAAAGCACCCCGGAAGGGGAGTGAAATAGATCCTGAAACCGTGTGCCTACAAGTAGTTAGAGCCCGTTAATGGGTGATAGCGTGCCTTTTGTAGAATGAACCGGCGAGTTACGATCCCGTGCAAGGTTAAGTCGAAGAGACGGAGCCGTAGCGAAAGCGAGTCTGAATAGGGCGCATGAGTACGTGGTCGTAGACCCGAAACCAGGTGATCTACCCATGTCCAGGGTGAAGTTCAGGTAACACTGAATGGAGGCCCGAACCGACTCACGTTGAAAAGTGAGCGGATGAGGTGTGGGTAGGGGTGAAATGCCAATCGAACCTGGAGATAGCTGGTTCTCTCCGAAATAGCTTTAGGGCTAGCCTCATGTAGTAAGAGTCTTGGAGGTAGAGCACTGATTGGACTAGGGGTCCTCATCGGATTACCGAATTCAGTCAAACTCCGAATGCCAAAGACTTATCCATGGGAGTCAGACTGCGAGTGATAAGATCCGTAGTCAAGAGGGAAACAGCCCAGACCGCCAGCTAAGGTCCCCAAGTATACGTTAAGTGGAAAAGGATGTGGAGTTGCTTAGACAACCAGGATGTTGGCTTAGAAGCAGCCACCATTTAAAGAGTGCGTAATAGCTCACTGGTCGAGTGACTCTGCGCCGAAAATGTACCGGGGCTAAACGTATCACCGAAGCTGCGGACTGTTCTTACGAACAGTGGTAGGAGAGCGTTCTAAGGGCGTTGAAGCTAGACCGGAAGGACTGGTGGAGCGCTTAGAAGTGAGAATGCCGGTATGAGTAGCGAAAGAAGGGTGAGAATCCCTTCCACCGAATGCCTAAGGTTTCCTGAGGAAGGCTCGTCCGCTCAGGGTTAGTCGGGACCTAAGCCGAGGCCGAAAGGCGTAGGCGATGGATAACAGGTTGATATTCCTGTACCACCTCCACTCCGTTTGAGCAACGGGGGGACGCAGAAGGATAGGGTAAGCGCGCTGTTGGATATGCGCGTCTAAGCAGTAAGGCTGAGAAGTAGGCAAATCCGCTTCTCCTATAAGGCTGAGCTGTGATAGCGAGGGAAATATAGTACCGAAGTTCCTGATTTCACACTGCCAAGAAAAGCCTCTAGCGAGGAGTGAGGTGCCCGTACCGCAAACCGACACAGGTAGGCGAGGAGAGAATCCTAAGGTGAGCGAGAGAACTCTGGTTAAGGAACTCGGCAAAATGACCCCGTAACTTCGGGAGAAGGGGTGCTCTGTTAGGGTGTTAAAGCCCGAGAGAGCCGCAGTGAATAGGCCCAGGCGACTGTTTAGCAAAAACACAGGTCTCTGCGAAGCCGTAAGGCGAAGTATAGGGGCTGACGCCTGCCCGGTGCTGGAAGGTTAAGGGGAGAGGTTAGCGCAAGCGAAGCTTTGAACCGAAGCCCCAGTAAACGGCGGCCGTAACTATAACGGTCCTAAGGTAGCGAAATTCCTTGTCGGGTAAGTTCCGACCCGCACGAAAGGCGTAACGATCTGGGCACTGTCTCAACCAGAGACTCGGTGAAATTATAGTACCTGTGAAGATGCAGGTTACCCGCGACAGGACGGAAAGACCCCGTGGAGCTTTACTGTAGCCTGATATTGAATTTTGGTACAGCTTGTACAGGATAGGTAGGAGCCTTGGAAGCCGGAGCGCTAGCTTCGGTGGAGGCGTCGGTGGGATACTACCCTGGCTGTATTGAAATTCTAACCCGCAGCCCTTATCGGGCTGGGAGACAGTGTCAGGTGGGCAGTTTGACTGGGGCGGTCGCCTCCTAAAGAGTAACGGAGGCGCCCAAAGGTTCCCTCAGAATGGTTGGAAATCATTCGCAGAGTGTAAAGGCACAAGGGAGCTTGACTGCGAGACCTACAAGTCGAGCAGGGACGAAAGTCGGGCTTAGTGATCCGGTGGTTCCGCATGGAAGGGCCATCGCTCAACGGATAAAAGCTACCCCGGGGATAACAGGCTTATCTCCCCCAAGAGTCCACATCGACGGGGAGGTTTGGCACCTCGATGTCGGCTCATCGCATCCTGGGGCTGTAGTCGGTCCCAAGGGTTGGGCTGTTCGCCCATTAAAGCGGTACGCGAGCTGGGTTCAGAACGTCGTGAGACAGTTCGGTCCCTATCCGTCGTGGGCGCAGGAAATTTGAGAGGAGCTGTCCTTAGTACGAGAGGACCGGGATGGACGCACCGCTGGTGTACCAGTTGTCTTGCCAAAGGCATAGCTGGGTAGCTACGTGCGGACGGGATAAGTGCTGAAAGCATCTAAGCATGAAGCCCCCCTCAAGATGAGATTTCCTTTTACTTCGGTAAGTAAGATCCCTGAAAGATGATCAGGTAGATAGGTTCGAGGTGGAAGCGTGGCGACACGTGCAGCTGACGAATACTAATCGATCGAGGACTTAACCCAATATGATTTACATGATGACACGATAGAATTCTTGATATGAACACATTATCTAGTTTTGAAGGAATAAAAGTTTAAAAAATAGCTTGATTTTCTTCAAAGATATATTATAATAATATTTGTCTGGTGGCGATAGCGAAGAGGTCACACCCGTTCCCATACCGAACACGGAAGTTAAGCTCTTCAGCGCCAATGGTAGTTGGGGGCTGTCCCCCTGTGAGAGTAGGACGTTGCCAGGCTGGTATTTATCCACCATAGCTCAGCGGTAGAGCATTCGGCTGTTAACCGAAGGGTCGTAGGTTCGAATCCTACTGGTGGAGCCAATATGGAGAGCTGTCCGAGTGGCCGAAGGAGCACGATTGGAAATCGTGTAGACGGTTACCGCCGTCTCAAGGGTTCAAATCCCTTGCTCTCCGCCATTTTTAACTGGCCCGTTGGTCAAGCGGTTAAGACACCGCCCTTTCACGGCGGTAACACGGGTTCGAATCCCGTACGGGTCACCAGAATTTTTTCACGCTAGTGAAAATAATTGTCCATTTTTCGCGCTAGCGAAAATAGTTTTCCTTTCTTTCACATAAGTGAAATATAACGGAGGATTAGCTCAGCTGGGAGAGCACCTGCCTTACAAGCAGGGGGTCGGCGGTTCGATCCCGTCATCCTCCACCATTATTTTATAAGCATGAATTAATATTGTCGCGGGGTGGAGCAGTCTGGTAGCTCGTCGGGCTCATAACCCGAAGGTCGCAGGTTCAAATCCTGTCCCCGCAACCAAAAAGGTCCCGTGGTGTAGCGGTTAACATGCCTGCCTGTCACGCAGGAGATCGCCGGTTCGATCCCGGTCGGGACCGCCATATTTGGCTCGGTAGCTCAGTTGGTAGAGCAATGGACTGAAAATCCATGTGTCGGCGGTTCGATTCCGTCCCGAGCCACCATGATTTTTTCACACTCAGTGAAAGCAATTAACTTAAATGCCGGTGTAGCTCAGTTGGTAGAGCAACTGACTTGTAATCAGTAGGTCGTGGGTTCGACTCCTATCGCCGGCACCATCATTTCTGGAGGGGTAGCGAAGTGGCTAAACGCGGCGGACTGTAAATCCGCTCCTTCGGGTTCGGCAGTTCGAATCTGCCCCCCTCCACCATTTTTTCTTAGTACAGGTACATTTTTAATAATAGGGGCATAGTTTAACGGTAGAACAGAGGTCTCCAAAACCTCCGGTGTGGGTTCGATTCCTACTGCCCCTGCCAATTTTAAATTATTATGGCGATTGTGGCGAAGTGGTTAACGCACCTGATTGTGGTTCAGGCATTCGTGGGTTCGATTCCCATCAGTCGCCCCATATTTTTTCATTATCGACTTTACTTGAGTCGTTTTTATTTCTAGTTTTATTGGGCTATAGCCAAGCGGTAAGGCATCGCACTTTGACTGCGACATGCGTTGGTTCGAATCCAGCTAGCCCAGCCATTTTTAGCGGAAGTAGTTCAGTGGTAGAACACCACCTTGCCAAGGTGGGGGTCGCGGGTTCGAATCCCGTCTTCCGCTCCAAAAACATTCGGTGGCATAGCCAAGTGGTAAGGCCAAGGTCTGCAAAACCTTTATCACCGGTTCAAATCCGGTTGCCACCTCCAATGTTATTTTAAAATAAAGTATTGACATATTGCTGCCCAGCCGGGGTGGCGGAACTGGCAGACGCACAGGACTTAAAATCCTGCGGTAGGTGACTACCGTACCGGTTCGATTCCGGTCCTCGGCACCATAAATATTATTACGATTACGTTATGCCGGTGTGGCGGAATTGGCAGACGCGCACGACTCAAAATCGTGTTCCTCTGGAGTGCCGGTTCGACCCCGGCCACCGGTACCACTTTTTTCAAAGTTTTAAATCATTAATTAACTGTGAATATACCGTAATATCAACGTTTCTCACATTGTGGGAAACGTTTTTTTGTGTTTAAAAGACGTTAGTTTTTAGTGTTTTCCTATCTACTCTAATCGTGTGAATTTATCGTGCGAATAGGTCGAAGGGAGGTTATATATGGCAAGACGTAAAAACAATTTAAATGACAGTGAATTATCTATCGTCCGGAAAGATGAGAAGTCGTATGCAGAAACATTTAAAGCAGCGATACAACTTTTTCTTGATGATTGTGATTTACGAAATTTAAGGCCATATACGGTTAAGTATTATCAGAATGAAATACAAGCATTTCTTAATCAGTTAGAAGAACAAGGAATAGATACGAGAGAGTTAAAGCCGTATAACGTTACTGAAGAACATATCCAAGAGAATGTAATCCGTTATATGCGTATATATAAGGGGATAAAAATTGTTTCAATTAATACTCGTTTACGTGGGCTACGTTCGTTCTTCAATTATCTTTACAAAAAGAAACACATTCCTAAAAATCCTATGGAGAATATTACGTTATTAAAGGATAGAAAACATGTAATTCCTACGTTCTCAAAAGAACAATTAAACACATTGTTCAATCAACCCGATTTAACAACATTTACGGGAGTTCGTGACTATACAATAATGATGGTTTTCCTTGAAACTGGAATTCGTGTTAATGAACTTGTAGGGCTATCACTAGCCGATATTCAATGGGAAGATAATTTGTTAAGGATAAGGAATGCTAAGACGTATAGAGAACGTCTAGTACCCATACAAAGCGAAATGAAGAAGCAATTTAGGAAGTATATCTCCATTAGAGGATTAGTCGAAAGTGACGCTTTATTTGTAACAATTGACGGTACACCTTTGTTAAGAAGGTCAGTACAACAGCGAATTGACATATACGGCGTTAAAGCAAAAATAAAAGACGTTCGTTGTAGCCCCCATACATTCCGCCATACGTTTGCAAAGATTAGTGTTCAACAAGGGGCTAATATTTTTGAGTTGCAAACTATTCTAGGGCATACAAGCATGGAGATAGTTAAGACCTATGTAAACTTATTCGGAAATGATGTAAGAGAACGTCATAAAGATTTTTCACCGTTAAAGGTGTTAAAGAGACGGAGGTAACCTAGTTTGAACCTACCTAACATAGAAAAAATGACTAATATAGAAGTTATCAATTGGTACACAGCCGAGGTTGTAAAAGTTACTAGTCGTGTATTACGTATTAATGGAACATATTCTGAGAAGTATTTGAAATCTTTAAATGAGTGGAAGCAAAGTTAAAATTGAA
Proteins encoded:
- a CDS encoding AbgT family transporter, translating into MEATQKKRGFVMRALDSIERVGNKLPHPVTLFAIFALLVIVASGIFSAMDVKVDDPLNEGEVLEVNNLLSSEGIAYIFESAVSNFTSFAPLGTVLVTMIGIGIAERSGLISAGLRGLVTSVPRQLMTAALVFGGIMSSMAADAGYVVLTPLGAVLFAGLGRHPLAGLAAAFAGVSAGFSANLLLTSLDPLLGSLTQEAAATVNPEYAAGMNYMMNYYFMFVSVFLLTIIGTFVTDKIVEPRLGEYKGAYQGDVDYLKPEEKKGLWAALFAFLGTIAVLALLVLPSWGPLRGDGSFLEAPFFHTLVPVILITFFIPGLVYGMITKSIKNDKDVANQMSDTMATMGAYIVLAFVAGQFVAYFNETNLGIVLAVNGAELIQGLGFDSGNIFMSILLILVFMLVAGSINLFIGSASAKWAIMAPVFVPMMMGLGYSPELTQVAYRVADSTTNIISPLMPYFAIVIAFAQKYDKKVGIGTLISTMIPYSIFFTIAWVVMLIIWILTGLPLGPNAPINYPG
- a CDS encoding cob(I)yrinic acid a,c-diamide adenosyltransferase, whose amino-acid sequence is MKIYTKTGDKGQTSLVYGQRVGKNHARVEAYGTCDEANSMIGLAVSYMKEEQFAKKEELLTSFSTIQTILFHVGAELATPKGKDVKWKLTEQHVKKLEEEMDEMDAVLPPLTNFILPGGSKAGAALHSARTIVRRAERSAVVLNEEISPYVLAYLNRLSDYLFIAARYMNSQLKQEEPVLTPEV
- the perR gene encoding peroxide-responsive transcriptional repressor PerR, with the translated sequence MANEQLKEAIETLKQTGVRITPQRHAILEYLIQSMSHPTADDIYKALEGKFPNMSVATVYNNLRVFREVGLVKELTYGDNSSRFDYVTTDHYHIICDDCGKIVDFHYPGLDEVEALAAHVTGFKISRHRMEIYGTCPECDKGAH
- a CDS encoding YgzB family protein; its protein translation is MARKYSSKINKIRTFALSLVFVGFFVMYLGIFFRENMLVMTIFMLLGLLCIIGSTVVYFWIGMLSTKAIQVVCPTCGKHTKVLGRVDMCMYCNEPLTLDPSLEGKEFDEDYNRKKES
- a CDS encoding nucleotidyltransferase-like protein codes for the protein MEDLLRPIYQERASQSNTQGILMIEKKNPVSPNTDKFDVILFMVVKEQEQSLYVKHYELLQKKAALYIASEQQLDEWITLGTNRRVIDWIINGKVLFDRNEFIYSLRGKLLDFPLEDRKLKIGLEFAKLIRRYLEGKDFFDSKHYIDAYNHIVHSLHHLARLAVIDHGFHPELTVWNQVKKIEPEIYKLYEELIQGDEPIDKRLELLFLANEFMIYSRTRTGAKHLLAVLAEREDAWSYNEMLHHPKLEKYSVDLSVLVEYLVEKGFLQVERKETKGNGVYHRLYHVTTD
- a CDS encoding tyrosine-type recombinase/integrase codes for the protein MARRKNNLNDSELSIVRKDEKSYAETFKAAIQLFLDDCDLRNLRPYTVKYYQNEIQAFLNQLEEQGIDTRELKPYNVTEEHIQENVIRYMRIYKGIKIVSINTRLRGLRSFFNYLYKKKHIPKNPMENITLLKDRKHVIPTFSKEQLNTLFNQPDLTTFTGVRDYTIMMVFLETGIRVNELVGLSLADIQWEDNLLRIRNAKTYRERLVPIQSEMKKQFRKYISIRGLVESDALFVTIDGTPLLRRSVQQRIDIYGVKAKIKDVRCSPHTFRHTFAKISVQQGANIFELQTILGHTSMEIVKTYVNLFGNDVRERHKDFSPLKVLKRRR